A single window of Chitinophagales bacterium DNA harbors:
- a CDS encoding prolipoprotein diacylglyceryl transferase, with the protein MYPRLSDLIYDLTGYFPCLPIQTYGFFLALGFVAAGMILYAEFRRMERAGLMQGVNVSRIVGTPATASELIVNGIIGFLLGYKIVAAAMDWKYFADNPQDFIVSPEGSIVGGIVLAVVLVGLRWYEKKKDQLPVPQTIEETIFPHQRIGDLIVIAAIAGILGSKVFTWMEDWENFMRDPIGALLSFSGLMFYGGLICGSIALIVYAKMVKIPIWRMTDAAGMAVIVGYGIGRLGCHFAGDGDWGIANTLTRPNWLSWLPDWAWAYTYPHNVINEGIALVNCSMPCCVDIPGCATRYCKVLPEGVFPTSVYEFLMAMAIFGVLWLLRKRISTAGILFGIFLILNGIERFLIEFVRINDRHTILGIELSFSQYIALGLVALGIGVVGTRKMMHNADMKN; encoded by the coding sequence ATGTACCCTCGACTTTCTGACCTTATTTACGACCTCACAGGCTATTTTCCCTGTTTGCCGATACAAACTTATGGCTTCTTTTTGGCACTGGGTTTTGTGGCTGCGGGTATGATCTTGTATGCCGAATTTAGACGAATGGAAAGAGCGGGTTTGATGCAAGGAGTAAATGTTTCACGCATTGTAGGTACTCCTGCAACGGCTTCTGAGTTGATAGTGAATGGAATAATAGGCTTTTTGTTGGGTTACAAAATAGTGGCGGCTGCAATGGACTGGAAATATTTTGCCGACAATCCACAAGATTTTATTGTGTCGCCAGAGGGCAGTATTGTAGGCGGTATTGTTTTGGCTGTGGTATTGGTGGGGTTGCGGTGGTACGAAAAAAAGAAAGACCAACTCCCTGTTCCTCAAACTATTGAAGAGACCATTTTTCCGCATCAACGCATTGGCGATTTGATTGTGATTGCCGCAATTGCGGGGATTCTCGGTTCCAAGGTTTTTACATGGATGGAGGATTGGGAAAACTTTATGCGTGACCCAATTGGTGCGCTGCTTTCTTTCAGTGGGCTGATGTTTTATGGCGGTTTGATTTGCGGTTCGATTGCGCTAATAGTCTATGCCAAAATGGTGAAAATTCCCATTTGGCGGATGACCGATGCCGCAGGAATGGCGGTTATTGTCGGTTATGGTATTGGGCGTTTGGGGTGTCATTTTGCAGGAGATGGAGATTGGGGCATTGCCAATACTTTGACCCGCCCCAATTGGCTATCTTGGCTACCCGATTGGGCTTGGGCTTATACTTATCCGCACAACGTTATCAATGAAGGAATTGCGTTGGTAAATTGTTCCATGCCTTGTTGTGTTGACATTCCTGGATGCGCTACTCGCTACTGCAAAGTATTGCCCGAAGGTGTTTTTCCGACTTCTGTGTATGAATTTTTGATGGCAATGGCTATTTTTGGGGTTTTGTGGCTGCTCCGAAAACGCATTAGCACAGCGGGCATTCTATTTGGCATTTTTCTAATTCTCAACGGTATCGAACGGTTCCTGATTGAGTTTGTTCGCATCAATGACCGCCATACGATTCTCGGTATTGAACTGTCTTTTTCTCAGTATATTGCACTGGGGTTGGTGGCTTTGGGGATTGGAGTGGTTGGCACAAGAAAGATGATGCATAATGCTGATATGAAAAACTAA